A genome region from Hevea brasiliensis isolate MT/VB/25A 57/8 chromosome 9, ASM3005281v1, whole genome shotgun sequence includes the following:
- the LOC110649629 gene encoding probable membrane-associated kinase regulator 2, with the protein MEAFSLLKYWRGGGGRGVVVGAGDTGFTRPTTIVTALAQNAVETDDDDDDDGPFFDLEFAVPDDNEGGDGEEKNEGNGDVSEEDNDEDDGEDTDGEGEFNFTISSGSSNDRVDQNLTLSPSDDLFFKGRLVPIESSSLVVNGLEPNSKPQFPASFLKSATKLRVFMLGFKKSKMNETEKVAEANESAASPTPKQQQQKQEEKGEEATKQSKFFTVKFKVEEVPIVSLFTRDNSKSVKSSQKQNNTEETAATTSAASDEKRFSKDVMQRYLKKVKPLYIRISKRYAEKLRFSGQLSLGSGLNASARPPPPASEEAAAHKSSLSKSTLSAEKRQPETESAEAPPVSNAKSVKQGNLPTGLRIVCKHLGKSRSASAVAAAPSAPVMSRRRDDSLLQQQDGIQSAILHCKRSFNVSRDSDSSLLSRSVSDPFREKSLELSRKSSDEGKVSAL; encoded by the exons ATGGAAGCTTTTAGCTTGCTCAAATACTGGAGGGGCGGCGGCGGTAGGGGTGTCGTTGTTGGCGCTGGAGACACCGGTTTTACACGCCCCACTACTATCGTCACTGCTCTTGCCCAGAACGCGGTTGAAACCGACGATGATGACGACGATGACGGGCCCTTTTTTGACTTGGAGTTCGCTGTACCTGACGACAACGAAGGAGGAGACGGAGAAGAGAAGAATGAGGGTAATGGAGATGTTTCTGAGGAAGATAACGATGAGGATGATGGGGAAGATACAGACGGGGAGGGGGAGTTCAACTTCACCATTTCTTCTGGTTCTAGCAACGACCGTGTGGATCAAAATCTGACACTTTCACCTTCTGATGATTTGTTTTTCAAAGGGAGACTTGTCCCAATCGAGTCCTCTTCTCTGGTTGTAAATGGCTTGGAGCCTAATTCGAAGCCCCAGTTCCCTGCTTCTTTCTTAAAATCTGCCACCAAGTTAAGAGTCTTCATGTTGGGGTTCAAGAAATCGAAAATGAACGAAACTGAGAAAGTAGCAGAAGCTAATGAATCTGCCGCTTCTCCTACTCCCAAACAACAACAGCAGAAGCAAGAAGAGAAAGGAGAGGAAGCGACCAAACAGAGCAAGTTTTTCACCGTCAAGTTCAAGGTAGAGGAGGTCCCTATAGTTTCCCTCTTCACTAGAGACAACAGTAAAAGCGTCAAGTCCTCTCAGAAGCAGAATAATACAGAGGAAACTGCCGCCACCACTTCCGCAGCTTCAGATGAGAAGCGGTTTTCGAAAGACGTAATGCAGAGATACTTGAAGAAGGTGAAGCCTCTTTACATTCGCATTTCAAAACGGTATGCAGAGAAACTGAGATTCTCCGGTCAACTGAGCTTAGGCTCTGGGCTAAATGCATCGGCTCGTCCTCCGCCGCCAGCTTCAGAGGAAGCTGCGGCTCATAAATCTTCACTGTCGAAATCAACGTTGTCAGCCGAGAAGAGGCAACCAGAGACAGAAAGTGCAGAAGCGCCTCCAGTGAGTAATGCGAAGAGCGTGAAACAAGGAAACTTGCCAACGGGGCTGAGAATTGTGTGTAAACATTTAGGGAAAAGCCGATCAGCCTCCGCGGTGGCGGCGGCTCCATCGGCTCCGGTGATGTCAAGAAGGAGAGATGATTCGCTGTTGCAGCAGCAGGATGGGATCCAGAGCGCCATTCTTCACTGTAAAAGATCATTCAATGTCTCTCGAG ATTCGGATTCTTCCCTGCTATCAAGGTCAGTGAGCGATCCCTTCCGCGAGAAATCCCTTGAATTGTCGAGGAAATCTTCTGACGAAGGAAAAGTTTCCGCCCTTTGA
- the LOC110652614 gene encoding glycosyl hydrolase 5 family protein has translation MTRKRTLEAILLLSFFFLFSIPCFSLPLSTNGRWIVDAKTGQRVKLACANWPSHLETMLAEGLQEQPLKRLVSQLVKHRFNCVRFTWATFMFTRFANLSVSESFDSLNLTEAKAGIAERNPSLLSKTLVQAFATVIDELGAQGVMAVLDCQVSKPTWCCGETDGNAFFGDTYFDVREWLQGLTIVAEHFRGKPQVIAISTRNELRGPLSNTDDWYKYIFEGASAIHKANPDVLIFTSGLSYANDLTFLREKPLGSNFDNKLVYEAHWYPWSWDDRKTWDVELLNEACYRKTQHFINQTGFTNTLDLDNPVPLFVGEFGLDQRGLSRADDHFLSCFLAYASEIDLDWGLWGFQGSYYFRENKTGMEETFGVMNYLWNRVRSPQFQNRLQLIKNKLQDPTSKSSTSYIIFHPQSGSCVDPDGRHDIYAGNCKKPKRWLYAGNGAPIRLKGTSLCLEAVGDGAAPVLSKNCSSQQSSWKLLSQTKLHVATLDETGEYLCLQKESPYTSKIVTSKCAFTLPNPQCLTDSQIDPTTQWFKLVSSNVL, from the exons ATGACAAGAAAAAGAACACTTGAAGCTATTCTCTTgctctcatttttctttcttttttctattcCTTGCTTTTCTTTGCCTTTATCAACAAATGGGAGATGGATAGTTGATGCAAAAACAGGGCAGCGTGTGAAGCTAGCTTGTGCAAATTGGCCTTCCCACTTGGAGACCATGTTAGCCGAGGGTCTTCAAGAGCAGCCCTTAAAACGCCTAGTGTCTCAGCTAGTTAAACACAGGTTCAATTGTGTTCGTTTCACTTGGGCAACCTTCATGTTCACTCGATTCGCTAATCTCAGTGTGTCAGAATCTTTTGATTCTTTAAACTTAACAGAAGCCAAAGCAGGAATAGCTGAGCGTAATCCTTCCCTATTGAGCAAGACCCTCGTTCAAGCTTTTGCAACTGTCATTGATGAGCTTGGGGCGCAAGGTGTAATGGCGGTTCTTGATTGCCAGGTTAGCAAGCCAACGTGGTGCTGTGGAGAAACTGATGGAAATGCCTTCTTTGGTGACACTTATTTTGATGTTAGAGAATGGCTACAAGGTTTAACCATAGTAGCTGAGCATTTTAGGGGTAAACCCCAG GTCATAGCAATAAGCACAAGAAATGAACTACGTGGTCCTTTGTCAAATACGGATGACTGGTATAAGTACATTTTTGAAGGGGCATCAGCAATTCACAAGGCAAATCCAGATGTATTAATATTTACTTCAGGACTCAGTTATGCTAATGACCTCACTTTCTTGAGGGAAAAGCCCTTGGGGTCTAACTTTGATAATAAGTTGGTCTATGAGGCACATTGGTATCCTTGGAGCTGGGACGACCGCAAAACTTGGGATGTGGAATTATTGAATGAAGCTTGTTATAGAAAAACCCAACACTTTATCAACCAAACTGGTTTCACCAATACTTTAGATCTAGACAATCCAGTGCCTCTCTTTGTGGGTGAATTTGGCTTAGATCAGAGAGGTCTTAGCCGGGCTGATGACCATTTTCTTAGCTGCTTTTTGGCCTATGCTTCTGAAATTGACTTGGACTGGGGGTTGTGGGGATTTCAAGGAAGCTATTATTTCCGGGAAAATAAAACTGGCATGGAGGAAACATTTGGGGTTATGAATTATCTATGGAACCGTGTCAGAAGTCCACAATTCCAGAACAGATTACAGCTTATCAAGAATAAGCTTCAAG aCCCAACTTCAAAATCCTCTACATCCTACATAATTTTTCATCCACAAAGTGGCAGCTGTGTCGATCCAGATGGTAGACACGATATATATGCAGGCAACTGCAAGAAACCGAAACGATGGCTTTATGCTGGTAATGGGGCTCCAATCAGGCTGAAGGGTACTAGCCTATGCCTTGAAGCTGTTGGTGATGGGGCTGCACCAGTCCTTTCTAAGAACTGCTCAAGCCAGCAAAGTTCTTGGAAATTGCTTTCACAGACTAAGCTTCACGTGGCTACCTTAGATGAGACAGGTGAATATCTCTGCTTGCAGAAGGAATCCCCTTACACCTCCAAGATTGTAACTAGCAAGTGTGCCTTCACCCTTCCAAATCCTCAGTGCCTTACAGATTCACAGATAGACCCAACAACTCAATGGTTTAAGCTTGTTTCTTCAAATGTACTGTAG